In one window of Deinococcus sonorensis KR-87 DNA:
- a CDS encoding HPP family protein — MPETPPPSGRVPDTVWAPLAAGLLMLAAGLVGLGLQQPLLFPSLGPTAFLQAETPDQPSARPYNTLVGHLIGLLSGFLAVWLTHASSAPSVLSAHVLTAPRVWASVLAVILTLLGGLLLNASHPPAAATTLLVSLGGFPVSLHSAVTVMGGVLLVTLLGELLRQARLRQKAPD; from the coding sequence ATGCCTGAGACACCTCCACCTTCCGGCCGCGTGCCGGACACGGTCTGGGCGCCGCTGGCGGCCGGACTGCTGATGCTGGCGGCTGGACTGGTGGGGCTGGGCCTCCAGCAGCCGCTGCTGTTTCCCAGCCTGGGGCCCACCGCCTTCCTGCAGGCCGAAACGCCGGACCAGCCGAGCGCCCGGCCCTACAACACCCTGGTCGGGCACCTGATCGGCCTGCTGTCGGGCTTCCTGGCCGTGTGGCTCACCCACGCGTCGAGCGCGCCGAGCGTGCTTTCGGCCCACGTCCTGACCGCGCCCCGGGTGTGGGCGTCGGTGCTGGCAGTGATTCTGACGCTGCTGGGCGGCCTGCTGCTGAACGCCTCGCATCCACCGGCGGCGGCCACCACGCTGCTGGTCTCGCTGGGCGGCTTCCCCGTCTCGCTGCACAGCGCAGTCACGGTGATGGGCGGCGTGCTGCTGGTCACGCTGCTCGGAGAACTCCTGCGACAGGCGCGGCTGAGACAGAAAGCGCCCGACTGA
- a CDS encoding MnhB domain-containing protein: protein MSVTLRRWLFFPAVLVMAALLVWGLAGVPPFGQEHSVYADKLNHVTVAERHVTNVVAAVTFDYRGFDTLGEEFILFTSVIGATVLLRQLNDEEKATTPDEAANRQVPPNSDAVRSLTLGLIGPLAVFALYLIAHGHTSPGGGFQGGAVLATALLLVYLAGNVDLFQGATSHALMEGLETLGLGAFVLLGLAGLVIGAGFLENVLPLGQAKAVTSGGHIPLLNVATGLAVGAGLVLLFKSFLEQTLELRRDGEA, encoded by the coding sequence GTGAGCGTGACGCTCCGGCGGTGGCTGTTCTTTCCGGCGGTCCTGGTGATGGCGGCGCTTCTGGTGTGGGGCCTGGCCGGCGTGCCGCCATTCGGGCAGGAGCACAGTGTCTACGCAGACAAGCTGAACCACGTCACGGTCGCGGAACGGCACGTCACCAACGTGGTGGCGGCGGTGACCTTCGACTACCGCGGCTTCGACACCCTGGGCGAGGAATTCATCCTGTTCACCTCGGTGATCGGCGCCACCGTGCTGCTGCGCCAGTTGAATGACGAGGAGAAAGCCACCACCCCGGACGAGGCCGCCAACCGTCAGGTCCCGCCGAACAGCGACGCGGTCCGCTCCCTGACGCTGGGACTGATCGGGCCGCTGGCCGTGTTCGCCCTCTACCTCATCGCCCACGGGCACACCTCGCCCGGAGGCGGCTTTCAGGGGGGCGCGGTGCTGGCCACCGCCCTGCTGCTGGTCTACCTCGCCGGAAACGTGGACCTGTTTCAGGGTGCCACCTCGCACGCCCTGATGGAGGGACTGGAGACGCTGGGCCTGGGGGCGTTCGTGCTGCTCGGGCTGGCCGGTCTGGTAATCGGCGCCGGGTTTCTGGAGAACGTGCTGCCGCTCGGGCAGGCGAAGGCCGTGACTTCCGGCGGGCACATTCCGCTGCTGAACGTGGCGACGGGCCTGGCCGTCGGTGCTGGACTGGTGCTGCTGTTCAAAAGCTTCCTGGAGCAGACGCTGGAACTGCGCCGGGACGGTGAAGCATGA
- a CDS encoding monovalent cation/H+ antiporter complex subunit F: MNVWLIAATVMLLALLPCGVVCVRGNAVQRLVGLELAGLLTALTMVLLAEVFDRDLYFDLALACALMSFGGGLVFTRFLERWL; encoded by the coding sequence GTGAACGTGTGGCTGATCGCCGCGACCGTCATGCTGCTCGCCCTGCTGCCGTGCGGCGTGGTGTGCGTCCGGGGCAACGCGGTGCAGCGTCTGGTGGGCCTTGAACTCGCCGGGCTGCTCACTGCCCTGACGATGGTGCTGCTGGCCGAGGTGTTTGACCGGGATCTGTACTTCGATCTGGCGCTCGCGTGTGCGCTGATGTCATTCGGTGGGGGACTGGTGTTCACCCGCTTTCTGGAGCGGTGGCTGTGA
- a CDS encoding sodium:proton antiporter, whose translation MTFLPYLVVVWLVVVSLYGMVTSRNLIHLIMCLAVMQSSTYVLLLALGFRTGGTAPIFQDIDVGTRAVDPVVQALMLTDVVVEATVMALLLAMTVQVHKHTGTLDPDQLRALKG comes from the coding sequence ATGACCTTTCTGCCCTATCTGGTGGTGGTGTGGCTGGTGGTGGTCAGCCTGTACGGCATGGTGACCAGCCGCAACCTGATTCACCTGATCATGTGCCTGGCCGTGATGCAGTCCTCGACTTACGTGCTGCTGCTCGCCCTCGGCTTCAGGACCGGCGGGACGGCGCCCATCTTTCAGGACATTGACGTGGGCACCCGCGCGGTCGATCCGGTGGTCCAGGCGTTGATGCTGACCGACGTGGTGGTGGAGGCGACGGTGATGGCGCTGCTGCTGGCCATGACCGTGCAGGTGCATAAGCACACCGGCACCCTCGACCCGGATCAGCTGCGGGCGCTGAAAGGCTGA
- a CDS encoding complex I subunit 5 family protein — protein sequence MNLPPLIVAMPLLAAILLAVFTKVLRPRVADVVAIAAALGVSVMCGFLYRQSLSSPLVHWFGGWRPRGGVAVGISFVVDPAGAGLAVLVSVLMLAALVYSARYFEKVGTLYHTLMLVFLGAMCGFCLTGDLFNLFVFFELMGAAAYALCGYKTEEPGPLQGALNFAVVNTVGAFLVLDGLALLYARTGALNLAQIAQAVGDQRPDGLLITAFVLLAAGFLVKAAAVPFHFWLADAHAVAPTPVCILFSGVMVELGLYAVVRLYWVIFSAPFAGHGEALRALLITAGLLTALLGAVMCFLQRHIKRLLAFSTVSHVGIMLIGFGLLDREALAGLIVYVAGHALVKSSLFLGAGLLLHRFGSVDELKLHGRARRVPLLAGVFVLGAFGLAGLPTFGTFLGEALMSEAAEHHDYAWLSWCSMLAAALTGAAVLRMTARVFFGWGAAPDEAARPPTTEDEQRETRNDHTRLPLVMVVPTVLLAVTGLFSGLTPGAAGAAHLAAERLHDRPAYIARVLDDQPVPPPAPATTPALTTPLLHGLASAAAALILACLALFRPRLRLPGTVRGVAELRQVHSGHIGDYVAWLTLGVAVFGVSCAVLLR from the coding sequence ATGAACCTGCCCCCGCTGATCGTCGCGATGCCGTTGCTGGCCGCCATCCTGCTCGCTGTCTTCACCAAGGTGCTGCGCCCACGTGTGGCCGACGTGGTGGCCATCGCGGCAGCGCTGGGCGTGAGCGTGATGTGCGGCTTCCTGTACCGTCAGAGCCTGTCGTCCCCGCTGGTCCACTGGTTCGGCGGCTGGAGACCCCGGGGGGGCGTGGCGGTGGGCATCTCCTTCGTGGTTGATCCGGCGGGTGCAGGACTGGCGGTGCTGGTCAGCGTGCTGATGTTGGCCGCACTGGTGTATTCCGCCCGTTACTTCGAGAAGGTCGGCACGCTGTACCACACGCTGATGCTGGTCTTTCTCGGCGCGATGTGCGGTTTCTGCCTCACCGGCGACCTGTTCAATCTGTTCGTGTTCTTCGAGCTGATGGGCGCCGCTGCGTACGCCCTGTGCGGCTACAAGACCGAGGAACCGGGCCCGCTGCAGGGCGCCCTGAACTTCGCCGTCGTCAACACCGTCGGGGCGTTTCTGGTACTGGACGGCCTCGCGCTGCTGTACGCCCGCACCGGAGCGCTCAACCTCGCTCAGATCGCGCAGGCAGTGGGCGATCAGCGCCCGGACGGTCTGCTGATCACAGCGTTCGTGCTGCTGGCGGCCGGGTTCCTGGTGAAGGCGGCGGCCGTGCCGTTTCATTTCTGGCTCGCGGACGCGCACGCCGTGGCCCCCACACCCGTCTGCATCCTGTTCTCCGGCGTGATGGTGGAGCTCGGCCTCTACGCGGTGGTGCGGCTGTACTGGGTCATCTTCTCCGCGCCCTTCGCCGGGCACGGCGAGGCCCTGCGTGCCCTCCTGATCACGGCGGGGCTGCTGACGGCCCTGCTCGGAGCGGTGATGTGTTTCCTGCAGCGGCACATCAAACGCCTGCTGGCCTTCTCGACGGTCAGCCACGTCGGCATCATGCTGATCGGCTTCGGGCTGCTGGACCGCGAAGCGCTGGCGGGCCTGATCGTGTATGTGGCGGGGCACGCGCTGGTCAAGTCGTCGCTGTTTCTCGGCGCCGGGCTGCTGCTGCACCGCTTCGGCAGCGTGGATGAACTGAAATTGCACGGGCGAGCGCGGCGTGTTCCGCTGCTGGCGGGCGTGTTTGTCCTGGGCGCGTTCGGCCTGGCCGGGCTTCCCACGTTCGGCACCTTTCTGGGTGAAGCCCTGATGTCGGAAGCCGCCGAGCACCACGACTACGCCTGGCTGTCATGGTGCTCCATGCTGGCAGCGGCATTGACGGGCGCCGCCGTACTCCGGATGACCGCGCGCGTCTTTTTCGGATGGGGTGCCGCACCAGATGAAGCCGCTCGCCCGCCCACCACCGAGGATGAGCAGCGCGAAACGCGGAACGACCACACCCGGCTTCCGCTGGTGATGGTCGTGCCAACTGTCCTGCTGGCGGTCACGGGCCTCTTCTCTGGCCTGACTCCGGGCGCAGCCGGAGCGGCACACCTCGCCGCGGAACGACTTCATGACCGCCCGGCGTACATCGCACGGGTGCTGGACGACCAACCGGTTCCGCCCCCAGCGCCCGCCACCACGCCAGCACTCACGACTCCGCTCCTGCACGGCCTGGCTTCTGCCGCCGCCGCCCTGATTCTGGCGTGTCTGGCCCTGTTCCGCCCACGACTCCGGCTGCCGGGCACCGTGCGTGGGGTGGCCGAACTGAGGCAGGTGCACAGCGGCCACATCGGCGATTACGTCGCGTGGCTGACTCTGGGCGTCGCGGTGTTTGGAGTCAGCTGCGCCGTTCTGCTTCGGTGA
- a CDS encoding Na(+)/H(+) antiporter subunit B, with amino-acid sequence MNGLQVIILVLVGLGGTCVVFTREPVRQAIALTFFGLLLALMFLILQAPDVALSQLVVGAVVLPLMILLVVAKIRRQSQ; translated from the coding sequence ATGAATGGGTTGCAGGTCATTATTCTGGTGCTGGTGGGCCTGGGAGGGACGTGCGTGGTGTTCACCCGTGAGCCGGTCCGGCAGGCCATCGCCCTGACCTTCTTCGGGCTGCTGCTGGCCCTGATGTTCCTGATTCTGCAGGCGCCGGACGTGGCGCTTTCCCAGCTCGTGGTCGGCGCGGTGGTGCTGCCGCTGATGATTCTGCTGGTGGTCGCCAAGATCCGGAGGCAGTCCCAGTGA
- a CDS encoding Na+/H+ antiporter subunit E, translated as MPKEGQGRFWIAELAVLFGVWLLFVSKLERAESLIGLVAAGLAALMTAVVRGTDLARFCPPVRTLLQLWRVPLAVVSDTFTVFRALFATLLGKPLPGRISSVRFDPGGDDARSAARRALAVGALTTAPNSIVIEIDRQRGLLMVHELVPADVASTLRALELQ; from the coding sequence ATGCCCAAGGAAGGTCAGGGACGATTCTGGATCGCCGAACTCGCCGTGCTCTTCGGGGTCTGGCTGCTGTTCGTGTCCAAGCTGGAGCGCGCCGAGTCGCTGATCGGCCTCGTCGCGGCCGGGCTGGCGGCGCTCATGACGGCAGTGGTGCGAGGAACGGACCTTGCGCGCTTCTGTCCGCCGGTCCGGACACTGCTGCAGCTATGGCGGGTGCCCCTGGCGGTGGTCAGCGACACGTTCACCGTATTCAGGGCTCTGTTCGCCACGCTGCTGGGCAAGCCTCTGCCGGGACGGATAAGCAGCGTCCGCTTCGACCCTGGCGGAGACGACGCACGTTCGGCCGCAAGGCGGGCGCTGGCGGTCGGCGCGCTCACCACGGCACCGAACAGCATCGTCATTGAGATTGACAGGCAACGCGGTCTGCTGATGGTCCATGAGCTTGTTCCGGCGGATGTGGCGAGCACGCTCCGCGCGTTGGAGCTCCAGTGA
- a CDS encoding monovalent cation/H(+) antiporter subunit G, which yields MNAAHLAVSVLLTLGVVVAALCVVGVLVGRDVYQKLHYLGPVAPVSGVLIAAAVIVKEGLTQAGIKAALVALVLLVSGAVLTHATARAAFIREGAGPAPGAAPARKEG from the coding sequence GTGAATGCGGCGCATCTGGCGGTGAGCGTCCTGCTGACGCTCGGCGTGGTGGTGGCGGCGCTGTGCGTGGTGGGGGTTCTGGTCGGCCGGGACGTCTACCAGAAGCTGCATTACCTCGGGCCGGTCGCTCCGGTGAGCGGCGTGCTCATCGCGGCGGCCGTCATCGTCAAGGAAGGGCTGACGCAGGCTGGCATCAAGGCGGCGCTGGTGGCGCTGGTGCTGCTCGTCTCGGGCGCGGTGCTCACCCACGCCACAGCCCGCGCGGCGTTCATCCGCGAGGGTGCCGGTCCGGCACCCGGAGCCGCACCCGCACGAAAGGAGGGCTGA
- a CDS encoding magnesium transporter CorA family protein, whose amino-acid sequence MPDPLPAPTPIPAPVTPAPPVNSAVHTYMFDQDGASAVLWQAGMTTPAPGHGFVWFDVTDPAPADLEALQTQFRLHPLAVEDALHAHQRAKVESYPNFEFVVAHGVSRDPHGQLRVHEFNLFIGEHFLISVRHGSGLGLQEILTRWERVPEHWRQDSSSLLYVLLDALVDEYAPFAEQLEGELTELRQQIMTVQADDDRQLHRIFELSELAHLAHAVVFPLKDVLSTLVRAGPPVVSPQEVPYFRDIRDHAVHTLERLDLARSMADRAFDIYYAMENRRQGASSRQLTMVATIFLPLTLVTGFFGQNFGYLIDHVINTPRAFWVLGVGLEVLVAVVTVLLVQRVGQRPAPPSGRRRALGDPPGTRPERRPARTVEH is encoded by the coding sequence ATGCCCGACCCCCTGCCCGCTCCCACCCCGATCCCTGCCCCTGTCACTCCCGCACCGCCGGTCAACAGCGCTGTTCACACCTACATGTTTGACCAGGACGGGGCCAGCGCCGTGCTGTGGCAGGCCGGGATGACCACGCCCGCCCCCGGGCACGGCTTCGTGTGGTTCGACGTTACCGACCCGGCCCCGGCGGACCTGGAGGCGCTCCAGACGCAGTTCCGCCTGCACCCGCTGGCGGTGGAGGACGCCCTGCACGCCCATCAGCGTGCCAAGGTGGAGTCGTACCCGAACTTCGAGTTCGTGGTGGCTCACGGAGTCTCGCGGGATCCGCACGGTCAGCTGCGGGTCCATGAGTTCAACCTGTTCATCGGCGAGCACTTTCTGATCAGCGTCCGGCACGGCAGCGGTCTCGGGCTGCAGGAGATCCTGACCCGCTGGGAACGGGTGCCGGAGCACTGGCGCCAGGACTCCAGCAGCCTGCTGTATGTGCTGCTGGACGCGCTGGTGGATGAATACGCGCCGTTCGCCGAGCAGCTGGAGGGGGAACTCACCGAGTTGAGGCAGCAGATCATGACGGTGCAGGCCGACGATGATCGCCAGCTGCACCGCATCTTCGAGCTGAGTGAGCTGGCCCATCTGGCGCACGCGGTGGTGTTTCCGCTCAAGGACGTGCTGAGCACCCTGGTGCGCGCCGGGCCGCCGGTGGTGAGCCCGCAGGAGGTGCCGTACTTCCGCGACATCCGGGACCATGCGGTCCACACCCTGGAGCGCCTTGATCTGGCGCGCAGCATGGCCGACCGGGCCTTCGACATCTACTACGCCATGGAAAACCGCCGCCAGGGAGCCAGTTCCCGGCAGCTGACCATGGTGGCCACCATTTTCCTGCCGCTGACCCTGGTGACCGGCTTCTTCGGCCAGAACTTCGGCTATCTGATCGACCACGTGATCAACACACCGCGCGCCTTCTGGGTGCTGGGCGTGGGTCTGGAAGTGCTGGTGGCCGTGGTGACGGTGCTGCTGGTGCAGCGGGTTGGACAACGGCCAGCGCCGCCATCCGGGCGTCGCCGTGCCCTGGGAGACCCTCCGGGCACGCGCCCGGAGCGGCGGCCCGCACGGACAGTAGAGCATTAA